A single window of Oerskovia paurometabola DNA harbors:
- a CDS encoding sugar-binding transcriptional regulator, which produces MADREQDVLRAASMYYLQDMKMEAIAKHLRTSRSTVSRLVKRARETGLVEITLRPTQSRAPGLGAHISATYGIDAYVVPVPDSTQQVDRLDQVALTTARLLGSWFDSDMILGIAWGTTLAAVSRHLSRKPTRGSAVVQLNGAANTRTSGVHYAGDLIAGFGEAFDAHVHHFPVPAFFDYAETKRAMWRERSVRRVLDVQRRADVALFSVGAVSGGVPSHVYSAGYLEAEDIAVLDAEGVVGDVCTVFLRADGTYKDIALNERATGPGPDELKRIPQRICAVAGDNKVAPLRAALRAGVVTHLVVDEITASHLIEQETGRIAVARTRLEGMQSGA; this is translated from the coding sequence ATGGCCGATCGGGAGCAGGACGTCCTCCGGGCAGCCTCGATGTACTACCTCCAGGACATGAAGATGGAGGCCATCGCCAAGCACCTGCGCACCTCGCGCTCGACCGTCTCGCGTCTGGTCAAGAGAGCGCGTGAGACGGGTCTGGTGGAGATCACGCTCCGGCCTACCCAGAGCAGGGCCCCCGGGCTCGGGGCGCACATCTCCGCCACCTACGGCATCGACGCCTACGTCGTCCCCGTCCCGGACTCGACCCAGCAGGTCGACCGGCTCGACCAGGTGGCTCTCACGACCGCCCGCCTGCTCGGGTCATGGTTCGACTCCGACATGATCCTGGGGATCGCGTGGGGCACCACGCTCGCGGCCGTCTCGCGACACCTGAGCCGCAAGCCGACGCGGGGCTCGGCCGTCGTGCAGCTCAACGGGGCGGCCAACACCCGTACGTCGGGGGTGCACTACGCGGGCGACCTCATCGCGGGGTTCGGCGAGGCGTTCGACGCGCACGTGCACCATTTCCCAGTGCCCGCGTTCTTCGACTACGCCGAGACCAAGCGGGCGATGTGGCGCGAGCGGTCGGTCCGGCGGGTGCTCGACGTCCAGCGACGCGCCGACGTCGCGCTGTTCTCGGTGGGGGCCGTCTCGGGCGGCGTGCCGAGCCACGTGTACTCGGCGGGCTACCTGGAGGCCGAGGACATCGCGGTCCTGGACGCCGAGGGCGTGGTCGGCGACGTGTGCACGGTCTTCCTGCGCGCCGACGGGACCTACAAGGACATCGCGCTCAACGAGCGGGCCACCGGTCCCGGGCCCGACGAGCTCAAGCGCATCCCGCAGCGCATCTGCGCGGTCGCGGGGGACAACAAGGTCGCCCCGCTGCGGGCAGCGCTGCGCGCGGGGGTCGTGACGCACCTCGTCGTCGACGAGATCACCGCCTCGCACCTGATCGAGCAGGAGACGGGGAGGATCGCGGTCGCACGGACACGGCTCGAAGGTATGCAGTCCGGTGCATGA
- a CDS encoding amino-acid N-acetyltransferase translates to MTSSPTPTLTLRPALPADVRAIRSLVEPYAEERILLAKEMVGYYEAVQEFVVADVGGPDAPEVVGCGALHVMWDDLAEIRTLAVDRAWLGTGVGHRLVVELLDRARALGLKRVFCLTFEVDFFRAHGFEAIEGTPVSPDVYAELLRSHDDGVAEFLDLARVKPNTLGNTRMLITL, encoded by the coding sequence GTGACGAGCAGCCCCACGCCCACCCTGACGCTCCGCCCCGCCCTGCCGGCCGACGTGCGCGCGATCCGATCGCTCGTCGAGCCGTACGCCGAGGAACGCATCCTGCTGGCCAAGGAGATGGTCGGCTACTACGAGGCGGTCCAGGAGTTCGTGGTCGCCGACGTCGGGGGACCGGATGCGCCCGAGGTCGTCGGGTGCGGCGCGCTGCACGTCATGTGGGACGACCTGGCCGAGATCCGCACGCTCGCGGTGGACCGCGCGTGGCTCGGCACCGGGGTCGGCCACCGCCTCGTGGTCGAGCTCCTCGACCGCGCGAGGGCTCTGGGCCTGAAGCGGGTCTTCTGCCTGACGTTCGAGGTCGACTTCTTCCGCGCGCACGGGTTCGAGGCGATCGAGGGCACCCCCGTCTCGCCCGACGTGTACGCCGAGCTCCTGCGCTCGCACGACGACGGCGTGGCCGAGTTCCTCGACCTCGCTCGGGTCAAGCCCAACACCCTCGGCAACACCCGGATGCTGATCACCCTCTGA
- the radA gene encoding DNA repair protein RadA, which translates to MTTSTSASRATSKRPAKPAYRCSECGWTTAKWVGRCGECQEWGTVTEEAAASAGPRTAAVAPTRNPARPIGEIDVETARATPTGVAEFDRVLGGGLVPGAVVLLAGEPGVGKSTLLLKVASNVAAGVSDKATTPDDAGRPAPRPRTVLYVTGEESAGQVRLRAERVGALAPGLLLAAETDLATVLGHIEATDPALLVVDSVQTIASAQVDGSPGGVSQVREVAAALIAAAKERELPVILVGHVTKDGSVAGPRTLEHLVDVVCQFEGDRHSRLRLVRAVKNRYGPTDEVGCFDLSETGIVGLADPSGLFMSHAGAGAPGTFITVTLEGRRPLALEIQSLVVPSSLTNPRRTTSGVDSSRLAMILAVMHRHAGVRLVDQDVYVSTIGGARVTEPAADLAIALATFSAREDQVMPPGTIAIGEVGLAGDIRPVSGLDRRLGEAARLGFTRAVVPRGSSPKPPPGMTVLPAQHLGEAVELARGGHLPPQQERTRFDE; encoded by the coding sequence GTGACCACATCGACCTCCGCCTCGCGCGCCACCAGCAAGCGCCCGGCAAAGCCCGCCTACCGGTGCAGCGAGTGCGGCTGGACCACCGCCAAGTGGGTCGGTCGCTGCGGCGAGTGCCAGGAGTGGGGCACCGTCACGGAGGAGGCCGCGGCGAGCGCCGGGCCACGCACCGCGGCCGTCGCCCCGACCCGCAACCCGGCGCGTCCCATCGGGGAGATCGACGTCGAGACCGCGCGCGCCACGCCCACGGGCGTCGCCGAGTTCGACCGCGTGCTGGGCGGCGGCCTGGTCCCGGGGGCCGTGGTGCTGCTCGCGGGCGAGCCGGGAGTGGGCAAGTCGACGCTGCTGCTCAAGGTCGCGAGCAACGTCGCGGCGGGCGTGAGCGACAAGGCCACCACCCCGGACGACGCCGGACGTCCCGCGCCCCGGCCCCGCACCGTCCTGTACGTCACGGGCGAGGAGTCCGCCGGGCAGGTCAGGCTGCGCGCCGAGCGCGTCGGGGCGCTGGCCCCGGGGTTGCTGCTCGCGGCCGAGACGGACCTCGCGACCGTGCTCGGGCACATCGAGGCCACCGACCCGGCGCTGCTCGTCGTCGACTCGGTCCAGACGATCGCCTCGGCACAGGTCGACGGCTCGCCCGGAGGCGTGAGCCAGGTCCGCGAGGTCGCCGCAGCGCTCATCGCCGCGGCCAAGGAGCGGGAGCTGCCCGTCATCCTCGTGGGGCACGTGACCAAGGACGGGTCGGTCGCCGGACCGCGCACGCTCGAGCACCTCGTCGACGTCGTGTGCCAGTTCGAGGGCGACCGGCACTCGCGACTGCGCCTCGTGCGGGCCGTCAAGAACCGCTACGGGCCGACCGACGAGGTCGGTTGCTTCGACCTCTCGGAGACCGGGATCGTGGGCCTCGCGGACCCCAGCGGGCTCTTCATGTCGCACGCGGGGGCCGGGGCGCCCGGCACGTTCATCACCGTGACGCTCGAGGGGCGCCGCCCCCTCGCGCTCGAGATCCAGTCGCTCGTGGTGCCCAGCTCGCTGACCAACCCACGACGCACCACGAGCGGCGTCGACTCGAGCCGGCTCGCGATGATCCTCGCGGTGATGCACCGGCACGCCGGGGTCCGGCTCGTCGACCAGGACGTGTACGTCTCGACGATCGGCGGTGCCCGCGTCACCGAGCCCGCCGCGGACCTGGCGATCGCGCTCGCGACCTTCTCGGCACGCGAGGACCAGGTGATGCCGCCCGGGACCATCGCGATCGGCGAGGTCGGGCTCGCGGGCGACATCCGCCCGGTCTCGGGCCTGGATCGGCGTCTGGGCGAGGCCGCACGCCTCGGTTTCACGCGGGCGGTGGTGCCTCGCGGGTCCTCGCCCAAGCCCCCTCCGGGCATGACCGTGCTGCCTGCGCAGCACCTCGGCGAGGCCGTCGAGCTCGCCCGGGGTGGCCACCTCCCGCCGCAGCAGGAGCGCACCCGGTTCGACGAGTGA
- a CDS encoding A/G-specific adenine glycosylase codes for MSPSSPSPATSAPAAATRSTGPRTPLTTLAGPDPHADLRDAVGRWFVANARDLPWRHDDCSPWGVLVSEVMLQQTPVVRVEPAWRAWMERWPEPADLAAASTADVLRAWGRLGYPRRALRLQDCARAVVERHAGRVPQDADALLALPGVGEYTAAAVSAFAHGRRAVVVDTNVRRVLARAVSGTALPAPSYTAAERRLAMQVAPAEDADAALWAAASMELGALVCTARSPRCEACPVADRCAWRAAGSPPDEHGARRRTQAWEGTDRQARGRVMAALRGADGPVHREVVAGLWPDATQLGRCVASLVEDGLLEQDGDVYRLPA; via the coding sequence ATGTCGCCCTCGTCGCCCTCCCCCGCCACGTCCGCTCCTGCGGCCGCCACCCGCTCGACCGGCCCCCGCACGCCCCTGACGACCCTCGCCGGCCCGGACCCGCACGCGGACCTGCGCGACGCCGTCGGGCGGTGGTTCGTGGCGAACGCCCGCGACCTGCCGTGGCGTCACGACGACTGCTCGCCCTGGGGCGTCCTGGTCAGCGAGGTCATGCTGCAGCAGACGCCCGTGGTGCGGGTCGAGCCCGCGTGGCGCGCCTGGATGGAGCGGTGGCCCGAGCCCGCGGACCTGGCCGCAGCCTCGACGGCCGACGTGCTGCGCGCCTGGGGGCGCCTCGGCTACCCACGCCGGGCGCTGCGCCTGCAGGACTGCGCGCGGGCGGTCGTCGAGCGTCACGCGGGCCGCGTCCCGCAGGACGCCGACGCGCTGCTCGCGCTGCCTGGCGTCGGGGAGTACACGGCCGCGGCCGTCTCGGCCTTCGCGCACGGGCGGCGGGCCGTCGTCGTCGACACGAACGTGCGACGGGTCCTGGCGCGCGCCGTGTCGGGGACGGCGCTTCCCGCACCGTCCTACACCGCGGCCGAGCGCCGGCTCGCGATGCAGGTCGCTCCCGCCGAGGACGCCGACGCCGCGCTGTGGGCCGCGGCCTCGATGGAGCTGGGCGCGCTGGTGTGCACGGCGCGCTCGCCGCGCTGCGAGGCGTGCCCGGTCGCGGACCGCTGCGCGTGGCGCGCCGCGGGCAGCCCGCCGGACGAGCACGGTGCCCGACGCCGGACCCAGGCCTGGGAGGGCACCGACCGGCAGGCGCGGGGCCGGGTCATGGCCGCGCTGCGCGGGGCGGACGGTCCGGTGCACCGCGAGGTGGTCGCGGGGCTGTGGCCCGACGCGACCCAGCTCGGGCGGTGCGTCGCGAGCCTGGTCGAGGACGGGCTGCTCGAACAGGACGGCGACGTCTACCGGCTGCCGGCCTGA
- the disA gene encoding DNA integrity scanning diadenylate cyclase DisA, producing MLRETLAAVAPGTELRDGLERILRGRTGALIVLGLDKVVETMCSGGFVLDVGFSATRLRELSKMDGAVVLDRDANRILRAAVQLLPDATIETTESGTRHRTAERVAKQCGFPVISVSQSMRIVALYVGGQRYVLEDSDTILSRANQALATLERYRARLDEVSGTLSALEIEDLVTVRDVCAVVQRLEMVGRISEEIAGYVVELGTDGRLLALQLDELIGGIGSDRESVIRDYVELGRKDRSLADVKNALGALDSTQLLDLTLIGRVLDLPGGGEALDAAVAPHGYRLLSKVPRLPGTIIDRLVSHFGGLQKLLAASIDDLMAVDGVGEQRARAVREGLSRLAESSILERYV from the coding sequence ATGCTCCGGGAGACCCTCGCAGCAGTGGCTCCGGGCACCGAGCTCCGTGACGGCCTCGAGCGCATCCTGCGGGGCCGGACGGGCGCACTGATCGTCCTCGGCCTCGACAAGGTCGTCGAGACCATGTGCTCGGGTGGCTTCGTCCTGGACGTCGGCTTCTCCGCGACCCGTCTGCGCGAGCTCTCCAAGATGGACGGCGCCGTGGTCCTCGACCGGGACGCCAACCGCATCCTGCGCGCCGCGGTCCAGCTCCTGCCGGACGCGACGATCGAGACCACCGAGTCCGGCACGCGTCACCGCACGGCCGAGCGCGTCGCCAAGCAGTGCGGGTTCCCCGTGATCTCGGTGAGCCAGTCCATGCGGATCGTCGCGCTCTACGTGGGCGGCCAGCGCTACGTGCTGGAGGACTCGGACACCATCCTGTCGCGCGCCAACCAGGCCCTCGCGACGCTCGAGCGCTACCGTGCCCGCCTCGACGAGGTCAGCGGCACGCTCTCGGCCCTCGAGATCGAGGACCTCGTCACGGTCCGGGACGTGTGCGCCGTGGTGCAGCGCCTCGAGATGGTCGGCCGCATCTCCGAGGAGATCGCGGGCTACGTCGTCGAGCTCGGCACGGACGGCCGCCTGCTCGCGCTCCAGCTCGACGAGCTCATCGGCGGGATCGGCTCGGACCGCGAGTCCGTCATCCGCGACTACGTCGAGCTCGGCCGCAAGGACCGCTCGCTCGCGGACGTCAAGAACGCGCTCGGAGCCCTCGACTCGACGCAGCTCCTCGACCTCACGCTCATCGGCCGGGTCCTCGACCTCCCCGGCGGCGGAGAGGCTCTCGACGCCGCGGTCGCCCCGCACGGCTACCGGCTCCTGTCCAAGGTCCCCCGCCTGCCCGGCACCATCATCGACCGCCTGGTCTCCCACTTCGGCGGGCTGCAGAAGCTCCTGGCCGCGAGCATCGACGACCTCATGGCCGTGGACGGCGTGGGCGAGCAGCGGGCGCGTGCGGTGCGCGAGGGCCTGTCGCGCCTCGCCGAGTCGAGCATCCTCGAGCGGTACGTCTAG
- a CDS encoding potassium channel family protein encodes MRRLRKDSPWWTVITTLGSLAACLLLYYGVPLGDSDREWVQILLFAVGFVGLCYLIRFQVRRQLRAGREPSVRVQSVVGLLSPIIVFFSLAYYLLAIHSDAEFVGIETRTDALYFTVVTLGTVGFGDVHPVGQAARVITMVQILFDLAVIGVLVAVATQRLKERAELHHPHPPGGN; translated from the coding sequence ATGCGCAGGCTCCGGAAGGACAGCCCGTGGTGGACCGTCATCACCACGCTCGGCTCGCTCGCGGCGTGCCTGCTCCTCTACTACGGCGTGCCGCTCGGGGACTCCGACCGCGAGTGGGTGCAGATCCTGCTGTTCGCGGTCGGCTTCGTGGGGCTCTGCTACCTCATCAGGTTCCAGGTGCGCCGCCAGCTCCGCGCCGGGCGGGAGCCGAGCGTTCGGGTCCAGTCGGTCGTCGGGCTCCTCTCCCCGATCATCGTGTTCTTCTCGCTCGCCTACTACCTCCTGGCCATCCACAGCGACGCCGAGTTCGTGGGGATCGAGACCCGGACCGACGCGCTGTACTTCACGGTCGTCACGCTCGGGACCGTCGGGTTCGGGGACGTCCATCCGGTGGGGCAGGCGGCGCGCGTCATCACGATGGTCCAGATCCTGTTCGACCTGGCGGTCATCGGTGTGCTGGTCGCGGTCGCGACGCAACGGCTGAAGGAGCGCGCGGAGCTGCACCATCCGCATCCCCCCGGCGGGAATTGA
- the proC gene encoding pyrroline-5-carboxylate reductase, producing MSTSSTTTHQAEPAGLTPRLAVLGTGVMGETVLAGALRAGWSASDVVATVRRPERGEELRERHGVTTTTDNTEAVRGAGLVVVAVKPKDVAALLAQVSEHLGQGAVVVSVVVGLRARFYEDRLPAGTSVVRVMPNTPSVIGAGVSAVSGGSAASEDDVRLVERLLSETGLVVRVAEKDQDAVGALSGSGPAYVFYVVDALAEAGVLLGLTRSVALELATATVLGSARMLDETGEHPVILREKVSSPGGTTVAALRALDEGGVRASFLSALEAARDRSQELAAALEERS from the coding sequence ATGTCCACTTCGAGCACGACGACCCACCAGGCAGAGCCTGCCGGCCTCACCCCGCGGCTCGCGGTCCTCGGGACCGGTGTCATGGGGGAGACGGTTCTCGCGGGGGCGCTGCGCGCCGGCTGGTCGGCGTCCGACGTGGTCGCGACCGTACGACGCCCCGAGCGCGGCGAGGAGCTGCGCGAGCGTCATGGCGTGACCACGACGACCGACAACACCGAGGCCGTGCGCGGCGCGGGGCTGGTCGTGGTCGCCGTCAAGCCCAAGGACGTGGCCGCCCTGCTCGCGCAGGTCTCGGAGCACCTGGGCCAGGGTGCGGTCGTGGTGAGCGTCGTCGTCGGGCTCCGGGCGCGCTTCTACGAGGACAGGCTCCCGGCCGGGACGTCGGTCGTGCGCGTCATGCCCAACACGCCGTCGGTGATCGGCGCCGGGGTCAGCGCGGTCAGCGGCGGGTCGGCGGCGAGCGAGGACGACGTGCGCCTCGTCGAGCGGCTCCTGAGCGAGACGGGCCTCGTGGTGCGGGTCGCGGAGAAGGACCAGGACGCGGTCGGTGCGCTGTCGGGCTCCGGGCCCGCCTACGTCTTCTACGTCGTGGACGCGCTCGCCGAGGCCGGCGTGCTGCTCGGCCTGACACGGTCCGTGGCGCTCGAGCTCGCGACGGCGACCGTGCTGGGCTCGGCCAGGATGCTCGACGAGACGGGCGAGCACCCCGTGATCCTGCGCGAGAAGGTCTCCTCGCCCGGCGGGACCACGGTCGCGGCCCTACGGGCGCTCGACGAGGGCGGGGTCCGGGCCTCGTTCCTGTCCGCGCTCGAGGCGGCGCGCGACCGGTCCCAGGAGCTGGCTGCGGCCCTCGAGGAACGGTCGTGA